The following are encoded together in the Flavobacterium haoranii genome:
- a CDS encoding NifU family protein, translated as MSRIEIKPTNNPAIVKFETEDFIVKGKSYEFKNIDDTKNSPLAMQLFYLPFVKTVFISGNFIAIEKFSIVEWEDVQEEVANQIADFIEKGGIIIKEEETKKVPITIYGETTPNPAVMKFVSNKLLTKTMVECKNIEETKASPLAKELYNFPFVKEIFIDENYISITKYDIVEWEDVTFEIRNFIKEYLELGNVAVDETKIVETVNHQKQQDVYFDKLDTTSQQIVNILEEYVKPAVQSDGGNIMFDSYNEEDKTVKVILQGACSGCPSSTFTLKNGIENMLKQMLHDNEIKVEALNA; from the coding sequence ATGTCTAGAATTGAAATAAAACCAACAAATAACCCTGCTATTGTTAAATTTGAAACAGAAGATTTCATTGTAAAAGGGAAAAGCTATGAGTTTAAAAATATTGATGACACTAAAAACTCTCCCCTTGCAATGCAACTGTTTTATTTGCCTTTTGTAAAAACTGTTTTTATCTCTGGTAATTTTATTGCAATTGAAAAATTTTCAATAGTTGAATGGGAAGATGTTCAAGAGGAAGTAGCAAATCAAATTGCCGATTTCATTGAAAAAGGTGGCATAATTATAAAAGAAGAAGAAACTAAAAAAGTTCCTATTACAATTTATGGCGAAACTACTCCTAACCCAGCCGTTATGAAATTCGTTAGTAATAAACTACTAACCAAAACAATGGTTGAATGCAAAAACATTGAAGAAACTAAAGCCTCTCCGTTAGCTAAAGAATTATATAACTTTCCTTTTGTAAAAGAAATATTTATCGATGAGAACTACATTTCTATTACAAAATATGACATTGTTGAATGGGAAGATGTGACTTTTGAAATTAGAAATTTTATCAAAGAATATTTAGAGCTAGGAAATGTCGCTGTAGATGAAACTAAAATTGTAGAAACTGTAAACCATCAAAAACAACAAGATGTTTATTTTGATAAATTAGATACAACTTCTCAACAAATTGTAAATATTTTAGAAGAGTATGTTAAACCAGCTGTTCAAAGCGACGGAGGAAACATTATGTTTGACTCTTACAACGAAGAAGACAAAACTGTAAAAGTAATTCTTCAAGGTGCTTGCAGTGGTTGCCCTTCTTCTACTTTTACTCTTAAAAACGGAATAGAAAACATGCTAAAACAGATGCTTCATGATAATGAAATAAAAGTTGAAGCATTAAACGCATAA
- a CDS encoding inorganic phosphate transporter yields MDQIYIVMLVALAILAIIDLMVGVANDAVNFLNSGIGSKAVSFKTLMIVASIGIALGALFSSGMMEIARSGIFVPAMFTFEDVMIIFLSVMITDVLLLDIFNSLGFPTSTTVSVVFELLGGAVCLGIYKIITSDGDFGTLSSYINTAKATEIVSSILLSVIISFTIGAFVMYISRILFSFHYENRTKFFGAIFGGLGITFITYFILFKGIKGSAFMTSDLKELMNANQMYIVLGSLIFWTIISQILITLKQNIFKVIIIVGTFALALAFAGNDLVNFIGVPIAALQSHEIYVAGGRDATMLMGELASGELKANFWLLLFGGSIMVYTLWTSKKAREVIKTGVDLSRQSEGSEKFDANNLSRIIVRGSIYVGQILNYVMPKSLEIKIDKQFEKRTYAKKEEAPAFDMVRASVNLMVASILIALGTSLKLPLSTTYVTFMVAMGTSFADRAWDRESAVYRVAGVFNVIGGWFVTAFVAFSMASIVALLLKVGKVFSFVAIMILVGILLYRSGRKYIAKTKEAEEEEKYSRADVATIKEVISESSVQIARVINKTNLLYSDVVDNLGLQDLNKLKENRKKLKKLEKSVDDLKGNLFYFIRNLDESSVEGSEFYILILGYLQDMVQSIGYITNNSYSHVNNNHKGLKFNQIRDLKLVDEQLQHLFDRLESSFQKEDFTGLQTVISEKDQLLGTISGLIQKQILRIRTTENSPKNSKLYFGLLLETNDLIKATMNLLELFQDFDTHVKSK; encoded by the coding sequence ATGGATCAAATTTACATTGTAATGCTTGTGGCTCTTGCCATATTAGCGATAATTGATTTGATGGTTGGTGTAGCCAATGATGCAGTTAACTTTTTAAATTCAGGAATAGGTTCAAAAGCAGTTTCGTTTAAAACTTTAATGATTGTTGCTAGTATTGGAATTGCACTTGGTGCGTTATTCTCAAGCGGAATGATGGAAATTGCTAGAAGTGGAATTTTCGTTCCTGCAATGTTTACCTTCGAAGATGTAATGATTATTTTTCTATCAGTAATGATAACCGATGTATTATTGCTGGACATCTTTAATTCACTTGGTTTTCCTACCTCTACAACTGTTTCTGTTGTATTCGAATTGTTAGGAGGAGCAGTCTGTTTAGGGATTTATAAGATTATAACTTCAGATGGCGATTTTGGAACATTATCTTCATACATTAATACTGCTAAAGCTACAGAAATTGTATCTAGTATTTTACTTTCTGTAATAATTTCGTTTACAATTGGTGCATTTGTAATGTATATCTCAAGGATATTGTTTTCTTTCCATTATGAAAATCGCACAAAGTTTTTCGGTGCCATTTTTGGTGGTTTAGGAATTACTTTTATTACTTATTTTATTTTATTTAAAGGAATTAAAGGTTCTGCATTTATGACTTCTGATTTGAAAGAATTGATGAATGCTAACCAAATGTATATTGTTTTAGGAAGTTTAATTTTCTGGACAATAATTTCTCAAATATTAATTACACTAAAACAAAATATTTTTAAAGTCATTATTATTGTGGGAACTTTTGCATTAGCACTTGCTTTTGCGGGTAACGATTTAGTGAACTTTATTGGTGTGCCAATTGCAGCTTTACAATCGCATGAAATTTATGTAGCTGGTGGAAGAGATGCAACAATGTTGATGGGTGAATTAGCTTCGGGAGAATTGAAAGCAAATTTTTGGTTGTTATTATTTGGTGGATCGATTATGGTCTATACACTTTGGACTTCTAAAAAAGCTAGAGAAGTTATTAAAACTGGTGTCGATTTATCGAGACAAAGTGAAGGTTCAGAGAAGTTTGATGCAAATAATTTATCAAGAATTATAGTTAGAGGAAGTATATATGTTGGTCAAATTTTGAATTATGTGATGCCAAAATCATTAGAAATCAAAATTGATAAACAATTTGAAAAACGTACTTACGCTAAAAAAGAAGAAGCGCCAGCTTTTGATATGGTTAGAGCTTCTGTAAATTTAATGGTAGCGAGTATTTTAATTGCTTTAGGAACTTCTTTAAAATTACCATTATCTACTACATATGTAACTTTTATGGTGGCAATGGGTACTTCTTTTGCAGATAGAGCTTGGGATAGAGAAAGTGCTGTGTATAGAGTTGCTGGAGTTTTTAATGTAATTGGTGGATGGTTCGTAACAGCTTTTGTTGCTTTTTCTATGGCTTCAATAGTAGCATTATTACTTAAAGTAGGTAAAGTGTTTTCTTTTGTTGCAATAATGATTTTAGTAGGTATTTTACTTTACAGAAGTGGAAGAAAATATATTGCAAAAACAAAAGAAGCTGAAGAAGAAGAAAAATACTCAAGAGCAGATGTTGCAACAATTAAAGAAGTTATATCAGAAAGTTCTGTTCAAATTGCTCGAGTAATTAATAAGACAAATTTATTGTATTCTGATGTAGTAGATAATTTAGGTTTACAAGATTTAAATAAGTTAAAAGAAAACAGAAAGAAACTTAAAAAACTTGAAAAAAGTGTTGATGATTTAAAAGGAAACTTATTTTATTTCATTAGAAACTTAGATGAATCATCAGTAGAAGGAAGTGAATTTTATATTTTAATTTTAGGTTATTTGCAAGATATGGTTCAGTCAATTGGCTATATTACAAATAATAGTTATTCTCATGTTAATAACAACCATAAAGGTTTGAAATTCAATCAAATTAGAGATTTAAAACTTGTAGACGAGCAATTGCAGCATTTATTTGATAGGTTAGAATCAAGTTTTCAAAAAGAAGATTTTACAGGTTTACAAACTGTAATATCTGAAAAAGATCAATTGTTGGGTACTATTTCTGGTTTAATTCAAAAACAAATTTTAAGAATTAGAACAACTGAAAACAGTCCTAAAAATAGTAAGTTGTATTTTGGTTTATTATTAGAAACAAATGATTTAATAAAAGCAACTATGAATTTATTAGAATTGTTTCAAGATTTTGATACACATGTAAAAAGTAAATAA
- a CDS encoding dodecin family protein: MAVLKVIEVLANSEKSWEDATKKAVSQASKSLKNIRSVYVQEQSAAVSNGEVTEFRVNVKITFEID; this comes from the coding sequence ATGGCAGTATTAAAAGTTATTGAAGTTTTAGCAAACTCAGAAAAAAGCTGGGAAGATGCTACAAAAAAAGCCGTTTCTCAAGCGTCAAAATCGTTAAAAAATATTCGCTCTGTGTATGTACAAGAACAAAGTGCGGCTGTAAGTAATGGTGAAGTAACTGAATTTAGAGTGAATGTAAAAATTACATTTGAAATTGATTAA
- a CDS encoding mechanosensitive ion channel family protein yields the protein MYPEKIENYFELIKNLLIEYSPKVITALILLFVGLWVVSIITKAFKKIMVKKEVEITLANFLGNIVFWTLRVLLFVIVISKLGFETSSLVAILGAAGLAIGLALQGSLSNFAGGVLIILFKPFKVNDVIEAQGEIGTVQEIQIFNTRLLTANNQTIYIPNGILSNGIIKNYTQEGIRRADLNIGIAYNSDIRKAKEVIMEVLNNHPKILTEPAPSVIVKELADSAINLGIRPWSKSEDFLEVSSETLIECKLALDKVNISIPFPQRELRIINEDK from the coding sequence ATGTATCCAGAAAAAATTGAAAACTATTTTGAACTCATTAAAAATTTACTAATTGAATATTCGCCAAAAGTAATTACCGCTTTAATATTATTATTTGTTGGACTTTGGGTTGTTAGCATAATTACCAAAGCATTCAAAAAAATAATGGTAAAAAAAGAAGTAGAGATTACTTTAGCAAATTTCTTAGGCAACATTGTTTTCTGGACTTTGCGCGTACTCCTTTTTGTAATTGTAATTTCTAAATTAGGATTTGAAACTTCCTCATTAGTAGCAATTCTTGGTGCTGCTGGTTTAGCTATTGGTTTAGCACTACAAGGTTCGCTTTCAAATTTTGCAGGTGGCGTTTTAATTATTCTATTTAAACCTTTTAAAGTAAATGATGTAATTGAAGCACAAGGAGAAATTGGTACCGTTCAGGAAATTCAAATATTTAATACTCGTTTGTTAACTGCAAACAATCAAACTATTTACATTCCAAATGGCATTTTATCTAATGGAATTATCAAAAACTATACGCAAGAAGGTATACGTAGAGCCGATTTAAATATAGGAATTGCTTATAATTCTGATATCAGAAAAGCAAAAGAAGTTATTATGGAAGTATTGAACAATCATCCAAAAATATTAACTGAACCCGCACCAAGCGTTATTGTAAAAGAATTGGCTGATAGTGCAATAAATCTTGGTATTCGCCCTTGGTCTAAATCAGAAGACTTTTTAGAAGTTAGTTCTGAAACATTGATTGAATGTAAATTAGCTTTAGATAAAGTTAACATTTCTATTCCTTTTCCTCAAAGAGAGCTAAGAATTATTAACGAAGACAAATAG
- the tsaB gene encoding tRNA (adenosine(37)-N6)-threonylcarbamoyltransferase complex dimerization subunit type 1 TsaB: MAYILNLETATKNCSVSIANGGKVLAVREIATENFSHAEKLHVFIEECLQEANLTFQNINAVAVSKGPGSYTGLRIGVSAAKGFCYALNIPLISVDTLELLAKKVTIENGIIVPMIDARRMEVYTAFFGNDYTKISETEAKVIDENSFFEVQVPMHLVGDGAIKLKSVLTDTKFNFYDEILYPSALEMCQLSFDKFKISDFEDVAYFEPFYLKDFVLNK, translated from the coding sequence ATGGCATATATTTTAAATTTAGAAACAGCAACTAAAAACTGTTCAGTGTCAATTGCGAATGGAGGAAAAGTTTTAGCAGTTAGAGAAATAGCTACAGAAAATTTTTCTCACGCCGAAAAATTGCACGTCTTTATTGAAGAATGTTTACAGGAAGCAAATCTTACTTTTCAAAATATAAATGCCGTAGCAGTAAGTAAAGGTCCAGGTTCTTATACAGGATTGCGCATTGGGGTTTCTGCTGCAAAAGGTTTCTGCTATGCCTTAAATATTCCTTTAATCTCAGTTGATACACTTGAACTTTTAGCTAAAAAAGTTACGATTGAAAACGGAATTATTGTTCCAATGATTGATGCTAGAAGAATGGAGGTTTACACTGCCTTTTTTGGTAATGATTATACTAAAATTTCTGAAACTGAAGCTAAAGTTATTGATGAAAATTCATTTTTTGAAGTTCAAGTACCAATGCATTTAGTTGGTGATGGCGCCATTAAATTAAAATCAGTTTTAACCGATACAAAGTTTAACTTTTATGATGAAATTTTATATCCATCTGCTTTAGAAATGTGCCAATTGTCGTTTGATAAATTCAAAATAAGCGACTTTGAAGATGTCGCTTATTTTGAACCTTTTTATTTAAAAGATTTTGTTTTGAATAAATAA
- a CDS encoding efflux RND transporter periplasmic adaptor subunit, translated as MSKKTIYILVAVAILLISLIGLKKAGVIGGNDDSKIVEISKAAEMTIIETVSATGKIQPEIEVKISSEVSGEIIDLPIKEGQQVKKGDLLVKINPDIYESGVNRTAASLSTTKAGLSQADAQVKEAKANYDRNKTLFEKGIISKSEWDKVVSTYEVAVANKQSAYYNVQSASATLTEARDNLGRTTIYAPADGTISLLSVELGERVLGTQQMAGTELLRVANLNNMEVEVDVNENDIVKVSIGDSAKIEVDAYLKKEFKGIVTSISNSASSTLTADQVTNFKVKVRILKESYQDLLEGKPENYSPFRPGMTATVDIITKRKEKVIGVPISAVVIKDDTTSTKKDIIAELEKEDKQNKGTYNPDKKFECVFVKVGDVAKLKVVKTGIQDDTNIEIIEGLKPGEEIIIGPYTTVSKELNSNDKVKLEEKKSSNKD; from the coding sequence ATGTCTAAGAAAACAATATACATACTGGTAGCAGTAGCTATTTTACTAATAAGTTTAATTGGATTAAAGAAAGCTGGTGTAATAGGAGGTAATGACGATTCTAAAATCGTTGAAATTTCTAAAGCAGCTGAAATGACAATTATTGAAACAGTTTCTGCAACTGGAAAAATTCAACCAGAAATTGAAGTTAAAATATCTTCTGAAGTTTCAGGCGAAATTATTGACTTACCTATCAAAGAAGGTCAACAAGTAAAAAAAGGTGATTTGTTAGTAAAAATTAACCCAGATATTTATGAATCTGGAGTAAACCGTACTGCTGCATCTTTATCAACAACAAAAGCAGGATTAAGCCAGGCTGATGCGCAGGTAAAAGAAGCAAAAGCAAACTATGATAGAAACAAAACTTTATTTGAAAAAGGAATTATTTCAAAATCTGAATGGGATAAAGTAGTTTCAACTTATGAAGTTGCTGTGGCTAACAAACAATCGGCTTATTATAATGTTCAAAGTGCTTCTGCAACTTTAACTGAAGCTCGTGATAATTTAGGTAGAACAACAATCTACGCACCTGCAGATGGAACTATTTCGTTGCTTTCAGTAGAATTAGGTGAAAGAGTTTTAGGAACTCAACAAATGGCTGGTACTGAGTTATTGCGTGTAGCCAATTTAAATAACATGGAAGTTGAAGTAGATGTTAACGAAAACGACATTGTAAAAGTTAGCATTGGCGATTCGGCTAAAATTGAAGTAGATGCTTATTTGAAAAAAGAATTTAAAGGGATTGTTACTAGTATTTCAAATTCTGCAAGTTCTACTTTAACAGCAGATCAGGTAACAAATTTTAAAGTTAAGGTTCGCATTTTAAAAGAATCATACCAAGATTTATTAGAAGGAAAACCAGAAAATTATTCGCCATTTAGACCTGGAATGACTGCAACTGTAGATATCATTACAAAAAGAAAAGAAAAAGTTATTGGTGTGCCAATTAGCGCTGTTGTTATAAAAGATGATACAACATCAACTAAAAAAGATATCATTGCTGAGTTAGAAAAAGAAGATAAACAAAACAAAGGAACTTATAATCCTGACAAAAAGTTTGAATGTGTTTTTGTGAAAGTAGGAGATGTCGCAAAACTTAAAGTAGTTAAAACAGGTATTCAAGATGATACTAATATTGAAATTATTGAAGGATTAAAACCTGGAGAAGAAATTATTATTGGACCTTATACAACTGTCTCAAAAGAATTAAATAGTAACGATAAGGTTAAACTAGAAGAAAAAAAGTCTAGTAACAAAGACTAG
- a CDS encoding TolC family protein, with product MSFKRIVFFLVGILTISAQAQEKKWTLQECVDYAIQNNISVKQSELDLETSSVEKLEAIGGFLPTLSGNANYSINTGASINPVTNQFQNTTFKSFSAQANSGITLFNGLANWKTLQRAKLNKIANTYRLDKMKDDIALSIANSYLQILFNKEQLKVQINQNNITKENLKRTRELIDAGVLPAGDIFDLEATNASQEQQIIASENAVLISKIALCQTMLLDDYVSFDVIEEIVDVPVSEVTNKSQEEILQKSKESVNDLKIALSNVDIAKKDLSISRSSYLPTLSGFVGYNTRWSESTPFNFIDQLTLFDGTAVGLQLNVPILNGFTTRGRVQRAKINQERTEFQLKQAELDLERNVYQAYNDVKNAAKSYEAAQKTLEARQQAYDFAKERYQVGLMNSFDYSQANMTYENAQSEVLRTKYDYIFKTKILEFYFGIPLIQNN from the coding sequence ATGTCATTTAAAAGAATTGTCTTTTTTCTAGTTGGTATCTTAACGATAAGTGCGCAAGCACAAGAAAAAAAGTGGACGCTTCAAGAGTGTGTAGATTATGCTATTCAAAATAATATTTCTGTTAAACAATCAGAATTAGATTTGGAAACTTCAAGTGTAGAAAAATTGGAAGCTATTGGTGGTTTCTTACCTACACTTAGCGGAAATGCAAATTATAGCATAAATACAGGAGCAAGTATTAACCCAGTAACGAACCAGTTTCAAAACACTACGTTTAAGTCTTTTTCTGCTCAAGCAAATTCAGGAATTACTTTGTTTAATGGTTTGGCAAATTGGAAAACTCTACAAAGAGCAAAATTGAATAAAATTGCAAACACCTATCGTTTAGACAAAATGAAGGATGATATTGCATTATCAATAGCTAATTCTTATCTGCAAATTTTATTCAATAAAGAACAACTTAAAGTTCAAATTAATCAAAATAACATCACAAAAGAGAATTTAAAGCGAACAAGAGAATTAATTGATGCTGGTGTATTACCTGCTGGAGACATTTTCGATTTAGAAGCTACAAATGCTAGTCAAGAACAACAAATTATTGCTTCAGAAAATGCAGTTTTGATTTCTAAAATTGCTTTGTGTCAAACAATGTTGTTAGATGATTATGTGAGTTTTGATGTAATCGAAGAAATTGTTGATGTGCCTGTAAGTGAAGTAACAAATAAATCACAAGAAGAGATTTTACAAAAATCGAAAGAATCGGTAAACGATCTTAAAATTGCTCTTTCTAATGTAGATATTGCGAAGAAAGATTTGTCAATCTCTCGTTCTTCATATTTGCCAACTTTAAGTGGTTTTGTTGGATACAATACACGTTGGTCTGAAAGTACTCCTTTTAATTTTATTGATCAGCTTACATTATTTGATGGAACAGCTGTAGGGTTACAATTAAATGTTCCAATTTTAAATGGTTTTACTACAAGAGGAAGAGTTCAAAGAGCTAAGATTAATCAAGAAAGAACTGAATTTCAATTAAAACAAGCTGAACTAGATTTAGAACGAAATGTTTACCAAGCTTATAATGATGTAAAAAATGCAGCAAAATCTTATGAGGCTGCACAAAAAACATTAGAAGCACGACAACAAGCTTATGATTTTGCTAAAGAGAGATATCAAGTTGGTCTTATGAATTCATTTGATTATTCTCAAGCAAACATGACTTATGAAAACGCTCAATCAGAAGTTTTAAGAACTAAATACGATTATATTTTCAAAACAAAAATTTTAGAATTTTACTTTGGTATTCCATTAATACAAAATAATTAA
- a CDS encoding DUF4403 family protein, producing the protein MKYIIIAITLLSLFVILASCSSGKKIEALKPAPSNTTSTAYKTKTSFLALPVEITIKDIEKQLNKNLKGLIYNDSILSDDKTQMKIWKSNDIELSDKNGVIVSKIPLKIWTKVKYGTDFLNLNDTKEIFLDGVITLESKPHLTNWKLSTQSQITDFKWNESPAILIAGKMVPITYIINPTLGYFKKTIAKEIDKAIDASCDFKPYVLDALEGISKPVLTDEGYETWFKVAPIELYATDAVLKNSKITMDMGLKCNLQTMVGQEPKNSFDSKKIVLKPVTQIPNKAEVSLAIVSTYESASKVITKNFKGQEFGSGSKKITVQNVSIWEKDNKLIIALDMTGSINGTIYLNGYPNYNAITKEIYFDQLDYVLNTKSVLLKSANWLAQGTILRKIQENCRYSIKENLEEGKNTLTGYLSNYSPMKGVFVNGTLSDLEFEKVELTNKAIIAFITTSGKVSVKIDGLD; encoded by the coding sequence ATGAAATACATAATAATTGCTATAACGCTATTAAGTTTATTTGTAATACTTGCAAGTTGCTCTTCGGGTAAAAAAATTGAAGCTTTAAAACCAGCTCCATCAAATACAACATCTACTGCATACAAAACCAAAACTTCGTTTTTAGCTTTACCAGTTGAAATCACCATAAAAGACATAGAAAAACAACTCAATAAAAACTTAAAAGGATTGATTTACAACGATTCTATTTTAAGTGACGATAAAACTCAAATGAAAATTTGGAAATCGAACGACATTGAACTTTCCGATAAAAATGGCGTTATTGTTTCTAAAATTCCATTAAAAATTTGGACTAAAGTAAAATATGGAACAGATTTTTTAAACCTAAATGACACTAAAGAAATATTCTTAGACGGAGTTATTACTTTAGAAAGTAAACCACATTTAACTAACTGGAAACTTTCTACACAATCTCAAATTACCGATTTTAAGTGGAATGAAAGTCCGGCTATATTAATTGCAGGAAAAATGGTTCCCATCACATACATCATTAATCCAACATTAGGCTATTTTAAGAAAACTATTGCAAAAGAAATTGACAAAGCTATTGATGCTTCATGCGATTTTAAACCTTATGTTTTAGATGCTCTTGAAGGAATTAGCAAACCTGTTTTAACTGATGAAGGTTATGAAACTTGGTTTAAAGTTGCTCCTATAGAACTTTATGCTACAGATGCTGTTTTGAAAAACAGTAAAATTACTATGGATATGGGATTAAAATGTAATCTTCAAACCATGGTGGGACAAGAACCCAAAAACTCATTCGATAGTAAAAAAATTGTACTTAAACCTGTAACACAAATTCCAAATAAAGCGGAAGTTTCACTTGCTATTGTTTCAACTTATGAAAGCGCATCCAAAGTAATTACTAAGAATTTTAAAGGTCAAGAATTTGGTTCTGGAAGTAAAAAAATAACAGTTCAAAATGTTTCTATTTGGGAAAAAGACAACAAACTAATTATAGCATTAGATATGACAGGAAGCATAAACGGCACTATTTATTTAAATGGTTATCCTAATTATAATGCTATTACTAAAGAAATTTATTTTGACCAATTAGATTATGTTTTAAACACCAAAAGTGTCTTATTAAAATCAGCAAACTGGTTAGCACAAGGAACAATCTTGAGGAAAATTCAAGAAAACTGTCGTTATTCTATTAAAGAAAATTTAGAAGAAGGAAAAAACACTTTAACCGGTTACTTGAGCAATTACTCTCCTATGAAAGGTGTTTTTGTAAATGGAACACTTAGCGATTTAGAATTTGAAAAAGTAGAATTAACCAACAAAGCAATTATAGCCTTTATCACGACATCAGGAAAAGTTAGCGTTAAAATAGATGGATTAGATTAA
- a CDS encoding DUF420 domain-containing protein produces the protein MENNTIETKYNKLIIALSVIIPVAVAVLFGVNLRKMGFDVEPLSFLPPIYATINGITAAVLVFAVMAIKNGNRQLHELLMKVAIACSLAFLVMYVAYHMTSDTTYFGDANLNGVLEESEKEVLGSFRYVYYFILFTHILLSIAIIPLVLITYVKALAQRFDKHKKIAKITFPIWLYVAVTGVFVYIMISPYYAN, from the coding sequence ATGGAAAATAATACTATTGAAACAAAATACAATAAACTGATTATTGCTTTATCAGTTATAATACCAGTTGCAGTTGCAGTTTTATTTGGTGTAAATCTAAGAAAAATGGGATTCGATGTGGAGCCCTTAAGTTTTTTACCTCCAATTTATGCTACAATTAATGGAATTACTGCTGCAGTTTTAGTTTTTGCGGTTATGGCAATTAAAAACGGAAACAGACAATTACACGAATTATTAATGAAAGTAGCGATTGCATGTTCATTAGCTTTTTTAGTAATGTATGTAGCATATCATATGACTTCAGATACTACTTATTTTGGAGATGCTAATCTAAATGGAGTTTTAGAAGAATCTGAAAAGGAAGTTTTAGGCTCGTTCCGTTATGTGTATTATTTTATTTTATTTACGCACATTTTATTGTCTATTGCCATAATTCCATTAGTATTGATTACTTATGTTAAAGCATTGGCACAACGATTTGACAAACATAAAAAAATAGCCAAAATAACATTCCCAATTTGGCTTTATGTTGCAGTTACTGGTGTTTTTGTTTACATTATGATTTCTCCTTATTATGCAAACTAG
- a CDS encoding SCO family protein — protein MKKSYIGLAFIILIFGIWVVKEINARYYSKSDLYEIGSAPSFELTNQDDKKISDKDYLGKVHVIEFFFSTCPTICPKMNQNMLKIQDEFLNEKDFGIVSITINPDYDTPEVLKEHAHVLGVKHPNWNFLTGDKAYIFDLANKGFNMYAGENKKAMGGFEHSGMFALVDKEGNIRCRTDQYGNPILYYDGIDQTGVENIIEDIKKLLQE, from the coding sequence ATGAAAAAGTCATATATAGGTTTAGCGTTTATTATTTTAATTTTTGGAATCTGGGTAGTTAAGGAAATAAATGCACGTTATTATTCTAAATCTGATTTGTATGAGATTGGCTCAGCACCAAGTTTTGAACTAACTAATCAAGATGATAAAAAGATTTCTGATAAAGATTATTTAGGTAAAGTTCATGTAATTGAATTTTTCTTTTCTACTTGTCCTACTATTTGCCCAAAAATGAATCAAAACATGTTAAAAATTCAAGATGAGTTTTTAAATGAAAAAGATTTTGGAATTGTATCCATTACAATTAATCCTGATTATGATACACCGGAAGTTTTAAAAGAACATGCTCATGTATTAGGAGTAAAACATCCTAATTGGAATTTTCTAACTGGAGATAAAGCCTATATTTTTGATTTAGCGAATAAAGGTTTCAATATGTATGCGGGTGAAAATAAAAAAGCAATGGGTGGTTTTGAACACTCTGGAATGTTTGCACTTGTAGACAAAGAAGGAAATATTCGTTGTAGAACGGATCAATACGGAAATCCAATTTTATATTATGATGGAATTGATCAAACTGGAGTTGAAAACATTATTGAAGATATTAAAAAGTTATTGCAAGAATAA
- a CDS encoding cytochrome C oxidase subunit IV family protein: protein MAHAHESNTKRIWVVFGILSLVTIVEVALGIVKPDSLHMTSVLGTSPLNWIFLILTIVKAYFITWAFMHMEGEKKWFRRSVVWTAVFLIIYLSFILLVEGDYVFEVYKHGHLKWIF, encoded by the coding sequence ATGGCACACGCACACGAATCAAATACAAAAAGAATTTGGGTTGTTTTTGGGATTTTATCTCTTGTTACAATTGTTGAAGTAGCATTAGGTATTGTTAAACCAGATAGTTTACATATGACTAGTGTTTTAGGAACTAGCCCACTTAACTGGATTTTCTTAATCTTAACAATAGTTAAAGCTTATTTTATTACTTGGGCTTTCATGCACATGGAAGGTGAAAAAAAATGGTTTAGAAGATCAGTGGTTTGGACTGCAGTTTTCTTAATTATTTATTTATCATTTATTCTTTTAGTAGAGGGAGACTATGTTTTTGAAGTTTACAAACATGGACATTTAAAATGGATATTCTAA